The Streptomyces sp. NL15-2K genome contains a region encoding:
- a CDS encoding flavin reductase family protein, giving the protein MTPSPPASTRSTQAAPVVLLTTENADGTFNLAPISSAWALGQHVVLGLGSDSQTVRNLAERPDVVINLASPDLWERVESLAPLTGADPVPESKRAVYRYERDKFAATGLTPRSSHLVRPPRIAECPLQLEARSIALTPGGKSRFLSVECEVVRVHADERIVVPGTHHIDPGVWSPLIYNFRHYHGLTPELGHGFRSETVACLQRLIGSTAHQSTLASASWPRAKTMPRR; this is encoded by the coding sequence CTGACACCCTCGCCACCCGCGAGCACGAGGTCCACGCAGGCCGCGCCGGTGGTCCTGCTCACCACGGAAAACGCGGACGGGACCTTCAACCTCGCTCCCATCTCGTCCGCCTGGGCACTGGGGCAGCATGTCGTCCTGGGCCTGGGCAGCGATAGCCAGACGGTGCGCAACCTGGCCGAGCGACCGGATGTGGTGATCAACCTCGCCTCACCCGATCTGTGGGAGCGGGTGGAGAGCCTGGCGCCGCTCACCGGCGCCGATCCCGTGCCGGAGAGCAAGCGGGCGGTGTACCGGTACGAGCGCGACAAGTTCGCCGCCACTGGGCTGACCCCGCGCTCCTCTCACCTCGTACGGCCGCCTCGGATCGCCGAGTGCCCCCTCCAACTGGAGGCGAGGTCCATCGCCTTGACCCCGGGCGGCAAGAGCCGGTTCCTGTCCGTCGAGTGCGAGGTGGTCCGGGTCCACGCCGACGAGCGCATCGTCGTACCCGGCACGCACCACATCGACCCCGGTGTGTGGAGCCCGCTCATCTACAACTTCCGCCACTACCACGGGCTCACGCCCGAGCTCGGCCACGGCTTCCGGTCGGAGACAGTGGCGTGCCTTCAGCGGCTCATCGGTTCCACCGCTCACCAGTCGACGCTGGCGAGCGCTTCATGGCCGCGCGCAAAGACGATGCCTCGCCGGTGA